ATTATAACTAATATTGCTATGAAGATGAATACAGTGGTACACGTGattattattgaaattgtaTAGTTCAAACAATTTGCCTGTAAAACAATTATTCCTTCTTCAAATGAATTAAATTCTAAACTACTTGTATGGTTAAAAATGCATGTGTACTgatcaaaattaatgaaatgacGACGAGTTATTCTCATCCAATTCAGAAAAGGAACTCTGGAACAGTCGCATTGAAACATATTGTTGCTAAAATCAACTTTTATTCTTTTGCTTTTGTCAAGAAGTatgtcaatatttttcattgattCGTCATCCAGAAAACGTATGTCATTACTAGACAAATTTAAAATCTCTAGATTTACCAAATAAgacaaatcaaaatttacatctcgCAGCTTATTTAAACTTAAATCAATTATGCGCAGATACGGTTGGTCAAcgaacaatttagaaaaaagatgCTTGATTGAATTTCTTGAGAGACAAACATACTCAAGTCTGCTTATTTCTGTTAGCATGTAGCTATTTTCCGCTAAGAACGGACCAAGTGAATTACCTGTTAAGTTCagaaatttaacaaaagaaagATTAAGATATATCTTATCTATCCAATTGTCACTTAATTCAAGACTTTGCAAATTGGCTGGTGCTGGTATATAACGTTCTTTACGGAAAGAGTGCTTTCCAACACAGTGGCCATTGTTTGTTAAATGAAGTTCACGTATTGGCgtttcaaacaacaaaacattcaTATCTCTCCAAGGCACTATTTTTTGTACAAGAACACTATTAAttttgagaacttcaatttGTGTCTTGGACAAGCTAAAAATGATATCAATCAATGTATAAGGCTTAGATAGAAGGTTATAGCAAACGAAGTCTAGTTGTACATTTTCAAGCTTGGTTAAAAACGAAAAGGTTCCTGTCTCTATGAACATAATATTGCAATGTATAATgcttaaatttgtcaaattggACGTGTATTTGAATGTGTCAttatacaaagaaaaattacaGACACCACTAAAAATTAGTGAAGAAAGATGATGTAAAGAAGAAAATCCAATCCCTAGAATTCTTTCGTCATCGGAATTAACATCTAGTTCGAACATTTCCAACATTTTCAAATCTTTAACTGTTTCATCTGGAAAAATGAACGTAGACAGTACTTTCCGTAGGGGATGATTATTTTGAACAGACAGTTGTTTCAGTGACTCTAAAGGTTGAAAACAACCAGGTGGTAACTGTTCCGTATTATATCCAAGGTTATTATTGTTTAGTCTTAGAACGTGAAGGTTCTTAAGTCCTAAAAATGTCTTTTCATTTATTGATTGCAAGTCGTTATTTGATAGATCCAGTATGCTTAGATccgttaaattttcaaaggtatgatttgatatttctttcaattgatTAGTCATCAAGTTGAGATTACGCAATTTCGAAAGACCagcgaacatttgttgattgattaattgcaacgaattaaataataaattcagtACAGTTAGATTGCGTAACGATTGAAACGCGTtggtttgaatattttttatgaagttaCCACCGAGATGAAGCTGGTGCAAGTTTCCAAGTCCAGTGAACACTCCTTTAGTTACTGAatataatgaattataaaataaatcaagattaaCAAGCTTTGGTGTGTATTGGAAGGTATCGTTTTGTATTTCTTCGAACCCGTTATTGCTCAGTTTTAGTTGCTGTAGGTTAACAAGTCCAGCAAGTGCGTGTTCGTGAATTGAGTTTATGTTATTGTAGGACAGATCCAATACAGTGAGGCTGACTAAATGTTGGAATGCATTTTTTAGCAAACGAAATATCTGATTCCTACTGAGATAAAGAAACCGCAGATTCTGGAGGCCTGTGAATACATTTTCGTTGATTGCACTGATTTTGTTGACAGAAAGATCTAAGAAAACCAACCTATTAAAAAGGGCAAAGGTTTGGTTGAATATTTGTCcgattaaattattttgtagatAGAGGTAAACCGTGTCAGCTGGTGTATCTGGAACAGCTGTCAAGTTTTTGTAAGAACAATCAACGTGTAATTCATtatgttgtttaaaatgtttacagtgGACATTTGCTGCCGTTCTTCCTGGTACAATGTTGTCATTGTAACAGTCACCAGTGAACAAAGAAGCCATCAATAATACCTGTAAAAACATAGCTTGCCTGATATTG
The genomic region above belongs to Mytilus trossulus isolate FHL-02 chromosome 7, PNRI_Mtr1.1.1.hap1, whole genome shotgun sequence and contains:
- the LOC134726647 gene encoding toll-like receptor 4; the encoded protein is MTQVLLFKTLLILSLVSFDGSNNTIIPEKTATNFHCKQFYQHKKLHVDCSNKNLTVVPDIPADTVYLYLQHNKIGQIPNKTFEQLNKLDLLDLSFNQVDINNAGALVGQKNLRFLYLKSGLHYPIDTRKRLPKNAFKHLFNLTDNILYVDEYTFSGLMNLQHLKLNSNWLRKIPKDTFQYTPKLLILDLSSNFLNNVSKGMFNGLGNLHHLYLDNNVIETIEIDAFQSLINLTVLNLAFNLIHSINKQMFAGLPNLRNLNLHFNQLNNISNRTFENLTDLHVLDLSYNKLQSVNGKTFIGLKSLDLLRLNSNRIRYNTDRLPQGCFQPLESLKQLFIEMNNPPGVIDAFVLPDETIKDLNMLETLELDVNADNDGILGHSWWEDVNILLLDTPIRELHITNNDNCVDRRVSVPLKRIIPAPVSLQRLDLSNNNIDQISLNLTYVIFLNLSGSFSVAVFYNTAMTISPGNIRQAMFLQVLLMASLFTGDCYNDNIVPGRTAANVHCKHFKQHNELHVDCSYKNLTAVPDTPADTVYLYLQNNLIGQIFNQTFALFNRLVFLDLSVNKISAINENVFTGLQNLRFLYLSRNQIFRLLKNAFQHLVSLTVLDLSYNNINSIHEHALAGLVNLQQLKLSNNGFEEIQNDTFQYTPKLVNLDLFYNSLYSVTKGVFTGLGNLHQLHLGGNFIKNIQTNAFQSLRNLTVLNLLFNSLQLINQQMFAGLSKLRNLNLMTNQLKEISNHTFENLTDLSILDLSNNDLQSINEKTFLGLKNLHVLRLNNNNLGYNTEQLPPGCFQPLESLKQLSVQNNHPLRKVLSTFIFPDETVKDLKMLEMFELDVNSDDERILGIGFSSLHHLSSLIFSGVCNFSLYNDTFKYTSNLTNLSIIHCNIMFIETGTFSFLTKLENVQLDFVCYNLLSKPYTLIDIIFSLSKTQIEVLKINSVLVQKIVPWRDMNVLLFETPIRELHLTNNGHCVGKHSFRKERYIPAPANLQSLELSDNWIDKIYLNLSFVKFLNLTGNSLGPFLAENSYMLTEISRLEYVCLSRNSIKHLFSKLFVDQPYLRIIDLSLNKLRDVNFDLSYLVNLEILNLSSNDIRFLDDESMKNIDILLDKSKRIKVDFSNNMFQCDCSRVPFLNWMRITRRHFINFDQYTCIFNHTSSLEFNSFEEGIIVLQANCLNYTISIIITCTTVFIFIAILVIIAIHRHRQKLRFMVYTLRGRLHFLYYKIKFKNRFRSKTHSENKLDYIYDAFVSYSEEDRSFVLNYCIQHLEKEGNLKLCLHHRDFVPGEDITDNIIHAIESSRKTICIITRSFLQSYYCMFEFNMARMESIHSRNGKNVLFLVFYEQLLPEELPLVLYEVIQKQTYIEFPNDVHGNRVFWEKIKDGISA